The following coding sequences lie in one Gammaproteobacteria bacterium genomic window:
- a CDS encoding PilZ domain-containing protein, with product MAEKGRGITTVSIKDKGSLYAAYMPFVKNGGLFVATRKPHKIGDDVFILLSIMEENERLPIAGKVVWVTPEGAQGNRTPGIGVQFSSQDRGQTRNKIEGLLAGALTADRPTNTM from the coding sequence ATGGCTGAAAAGGGTCGAGGTATCACCACGGTCTCAATCAAGGACAAGGGGTCGCTCTATGCCGCCTACATGCCCTTCGTGAAGAACGGCGGGCTGTTTGTCGCGACCCGAAAGCCCCATAAGATCGGGGACGATGTGTTCATTCTCCTCAGCATCATGGAGGAAAACGAACGGCTCCCGATCGCAGGCAAGGTTGTCTGGGTGACACCGGAGGGCGCACAGGGGAACCGCACACCGGGTATCGGCGTACAGTTCAGCAGTCAGGACCGCGGTCAGACACGGAACAAGATCGAGGGACTCCTGGCGGGCGCGCTGACGGCCGACAGACCGACGAATACGATGTGA
- a CDS encoding 2-oxoglutarate dehydrogenase E1 component produces the protein MTQAGHSFLHGGNAAYLDGLYEDYLEDPESVAEHWRGYFATLGREHQPLHSRIRSALRARAARSPADRLPATAAMAQVESSMQVHVLQLINSYRYLGYRQANLDPLEQTARPSVPELELEYHGLGSTEMTTEFNTGSLFGLPDCASLREIINALSTTYCGTIGSEYMHLTDTVQKRWIQKYLESVQGNPPVSAEVKRRILERIVAGTELERYLHHRFVGQKRFSLEGGLALIPLLDNLIQRCGEHGIKELIVGMAHRGRLNVLVNVFGKDSRDLLEEFEGVTRPGFGSGDVKYHKGFSFDLKTRNGTVHAVLAFNPSHLEVINPVVEGSVRARQERRRDRKRNSVLPLLIHGDAAFAGQGVVMETLNLSQTRGYTTGGTVHVVVNNQIGFTTSDPLDSRSTLFCTDVAKMVQAPIFHVNGDDPEAVVFVTNMALDYRMRFNKDVVVDMVCYRRHGHSEADEPSVTQPLMYRHIRRHPGLIDIYREQLEKEGVIGSGEVEAMAKDYIAKVQSGDPVCGPIDYAADHSLAVDYSAFRGKHWTEPADTCISLERARDLTRKFTQVPGNHDLHPRVVKLLRERASMGEGQVPMDWGFAETLAYASLLEDGYSIRLSGQDSVRGTFAHRHAGIHDQKTGEVIIPLQHLFEDQPQFLPINSLLSEEAVLGFEVGYSTAEPQSLVIWEAQFGDFANNAQVIIDQFISSSEAKWQRYCGLVMFLPHGYDGQGPEHSSARLERYLQLCAEENIQVCVPSTPSQMFHLLRRQMLRPYRKPLIVMTPKSLLRHKTSASPLEAVANAGFQPVIDEVVALDPNAVSRLVVCSGKVYYDIMEKRRDEHLENVAIIRIEQQYPFPADELNRVLARYPNALDIVWAQEEPRNQGAWYYMQSLRHLKGCIGPHHRLSYAGRRYYAAPAVGYLHKHRRQQRALVLQALALDEVSADATERSAVAN, from the coding sequence ATGACACAAGCAGGACATTCCTTTCTCCACGGGGGGAATGCCGCATACCTGGATGGCCTCTACGAGGACTATCTGGAAGACCCGGAGTCCGTCGCCGAACACTGGCGCGGCTATTTCGCCACGCTGGGCAGGGAGCACCAGCCGTTGCATTCGCGCATCCGCTCGGCCCTGCGCGCCCGAGCGGCCAGGTCCCCCGCTGATCGACTGCCGGCAACGGCAGCCATGGCACAGGTAGAGAGCAGCATGCAGGTCCACGTCCTGCAGCTCATCAACTCCTACCGGTACCTGGGATACCGCCAGGCGAATCTCGATCCACTCGAGCAGACCGCCAGACCCTCGGTCCCGGAACTCGAACTCGAGTATCACGGACTGGGATCAACCGAAATGACCACCGAATTCAATACCGGGTCCCTGTTTGGCCTGCCCGACTGCGCCAGTCTGCGCGAGATAATCAACGCGCTCAGCACGACGTACTGCGGCACCATCGGCTCGGAGTACATGCATCTCACCGACACGGTGCAGAAACGCTGGATCCAGAAGTACCTAGAGTCGGTCCAGGGCAATCCGCCGGTGAGCGCCGAGGTCAAACGACGCATCCTCGAGCGAATCGTGGCGGGCACCGAGCTGGAACGCTATCTGCACCACAGGTTCGTTGGCCAGAAGCGCTTTTCGCTGGAGGGGGGGCTCGCCCTCATTCCGCTGCTGGACAACCTGATACAACGGTGCGGCGAACACGGCATCAAGGAACTGATCGTCGGCATGGCGCACCGCGGTCGCCTCAACGTCCTGGTCAATGTCTTCGGTAAGGATTCGCGCGACCTGCTGGAGGAGTTCGAGGGTGTGACTCGTCCGGGATTCGGCTCGGGTGACGTCAAGTACCACAAAGGTTTCTCCTTCGACCTGAAGACGCGCAACGGTACCGTTCACGCTGTGCTGGCATTCAACCCGTCGCATCTGGAGGTCATCAACCCGGTCGTCGAGGGATCGGTCCGGGCCCGGCAGGAGCGCCGTCGGGACCGCAAGCGAAACAGCGTCCTGCCCCTACTGATTCACGGCGACGCGGCGTTCGCAGGTCAGGGCGTGGTGATGGAGACGCTCAATCTCTCCCAGACCAGGGGCTACACGACGGGGGGCACGGTACACGTCGTGGTCAACAACCAGATCGGGTTTACCACCAGCGACCCCCTGGACTCCCGATCGACCCTGTTCTGTACCGACGTCGCCAAGATGGTGCAGGCGCCGATCTTTCACGTGAACGGGGACGACCCGGAGGCCGTGGTGTTCGTGACGAACATGGCCCTGGACTATCGCATGCGGTTCAACAAGGACGTGGTTGTGGATATGGTCTGCTACCGCCGGCACGGGCACAGCGAGGCGGACGAACCCTCGGTGACGCAGCCGCTGATGTACCGGCACATCCGCCGGCATCCCGGGTTGATCGACATCTACCGCGAGCAACTCGAAAAGGAGGGCGTGATCGGTTCCGGTGAGGTGGAGGCCATGGCGAAGGACTATATCGCCAAGGTGCAATCCGGCGATCCGGTCTGCGGCCCGATAGACTACGCCGCGGACCACAGTCTGGCGGTCGACTATTCCGCCTTCAGGGGCAAGCACTGGACCGAACCGGCGGACACCTGCATCTCGTTGGAGCGGGCGCGCGATCTCACGCGCAAGTTTACCCAGGTGCCCGGGAATCACGACCTGCACCCGCGGGTGGTAAAATTGCTGCGCGAGCGCGCCTCGATGGGGGAAGGTCAGGTACCGATGGACTGGGGATTTGCGGAGACGCTGGCGTATGCATCGTTGCTGGAAGATGGCTACTCCATCCGCCTGTCAGGGCAGGATAGCGTTCGCGGGACCTTTGCACACCGCCATGCCGGCATACACGATCAGAAGACCGGCGAGGTCATCATTCCGCTGCAGCATCTGTTCGAGGACCAGCCGCAGTTCCTGCCGATCAATTCGCTGCTGTCGGAGGAGGCGGTGCTCGGTTTCGAGGTTGGCTACAGTACCGCCGAACCACAGTCCCTGGTGATCTGGGAGGCGCAGTTCGGCGACTTCGCCAACAACGCGCAGGTGATCATCGACCAGTTCATCAGCTCATCGGAGGCGAAGTGGCAGCGCTACTGCGGACTGGTCATGTTCCTTCCCCACGGATACGACGGGCAGGGTCCCGAGCATTCCTCGGCACGTCTGGAGCGGTACCTGCAGCTCTGTGCGGAGGAAAATATCCAGGTCTGCGTTCCGAGCACGCCGTCCCAGATGTTTCACTTGCTGAGGCGCCAGATGCTGCGGCCCTATCGCAAGCCGTTGATCGTCATGACACCAAAGAGCCTGCTGCGACACAAAACGTCCGCCTCACCGCTGGAGGCGGTGGCGAACGCCGGCTTCCAGCCCGTTATCGACGAAGTGGTCGCTCTGGATCCCAACGCGGTCTCGAGGCTGGTCGTCTGCAGCGGCAAGGTGTATTACGATATTATGGAAAAGCGTCGTGACGAGCATCTGGAGAACGTTGCCATCATCAGGATCGAGCAACAGTATCCGTTTCCCGCGGACGAGCTGAACAGGGTGCTGGCCCGGTATCCGAACGCGCTCGACATCGTCTGGGCCCAGGAAGAGCCCCGCAATCAGGGGGCCTGGTACTACATGCAGTCACTGCGGCACCTGAAAGGGTGCATAGGGCCCCACCACCGCCTATCCTACGCCGGTAGACGATACTACGCCGCCCCGGCCGTGGGATACCTGCACAAGCACAGGCGCCAGCAACGCGCCCTCGTGTTGCAGGCGCTGGCGCTTGACGAGGTCTCGGCGGATGCCACGGAACGGTCCGCGGTTGCAAACTGA
- the odhB gene encoding 2-oxoglutarate dehydrogenase complex dihydrolipoyllysine-residue succinyltransferase has product MLIDVKAPELAESVSDATIVNWTKSVGDRVTQGEHLADLETDKVTLEVSAPVDGVLKDIGKVENDTVNSGEVIAVIVPGAGDTPAEEAPAETAGMSSKPKHSGRDEGSSAPPKLGPAVRKLLSEHQLQAGDVPASKQGRLTPADVRDHLASKPEAVSSGTPVAEPATGEQVVAETGPGRQDRAVPMTRLRKRIAQRLLAAQHENAILTTFNEVDMKAVMDLRTRYRESFEKAHSVKLGFMSFFVRACVQALKQFPEINASISGEDVVYHDYFDIGIAVSSLRGLVVPVLRDAETLSFHGIEAEIAEFARKAKANALSLEEMTGGTFTITNGGIFGSLLSTPILNPPQSAILGMHKIQERPVVVGGEIAVRPIMYLALSYDHRLIDGREAVRFLVTVKEQLEDPSRMLLDV; this is encoded by the coding sequence GTGCTGATCGACGTCAAGGCGCCCGAACTCGCAGAATCGGTATCCGACGCGACTATCGTGAACTGGACCAAGTCGGTGGGGGACCGGGTCACGCAGGGGGAACATCTTGCCGATCTGGAGACCGACAAGGTGACGCTGGAGGTCTCCGCGCCGGTTGACGGTGTGTTGAAGGACATCGGCAAGGTGGAAAACGACACCGTCAACAGCGGCGAAGTGATCGCGGTGATAGTTCCGGGCGCGGGTGATACGCCGGCGGAAGAGGCACCTGCCGAAACCGCGGGCATGTCTTCAAAACCGAAACACAGTGGGCGGGACGAGGGAAGTTCAGCACCTCCCAAACTCGGTCCCGCGGTCCGCAAGCTGCTCTCTGAACACCAACTGCAAGCAGGTGACGTCCCGGCATCCAAGCAAGGACGCCTGACACCTGCCGACGTTCGGGATCACCTGGCCTCGAAGCCAGAGGCTGTGTCCTCCGGGACGCCCGTGGCTGAGCCGGCCACCGGCGAACAGGTCGTTGCGGAGACCGGCCCCGGCAGGCAGGATCGCGCGGTACCGATGACGCGCCTGCGCAAGCGGATCGCGCAGCGCCTGCTGGCGGCACAGCACGAGAACGCCATCCTCACCACCTTCAACGAGGTTGACATGAAGGCGGTCATGGATCTGCGCACCCGGTACCGCGAGTCCTTCGAGAAGGCCCATTCCGTCAAACTCGGTTTCATGTCCTTCTTCGTCAGGGCCTGCGTGCAGGCACTGAAGCAGTTTCCCGAGATCAATGCCTCGATCAGCGGCGAGGACGTCGTCTATCACGACTACTTCGACATCGGAATCGCGGTGAGTTCGCTGCGCGGCCTGGTGGTGCCGGTGCTGCGCGACGCTGAGACATTGTCGTTCCACGGGATCGAGGCCGAGATCGCGGAGTTCGCCAGGAAGGCCAAGGCTAACGCGCTGTCCCTCGAGGAGATGACCGGGGGGACGTTTACCATCACCAACGGCGGGATCTTCGGCTCCCTGCTGTCGACCCCGATCCTCAACCCGCCGCAGAGCGCGATCCTCGGGATGCATAAGATCCAGGAGCGACCGGTGGTCGTGGGCGGAGAGATCGCCGTGAGGCCCATCATGTACCTTGCGCTGTCCTACGATCACCGTCTGATCGACGGCCGCGAGGCGGTCCGGTTCCTGGTGACCGTCAAGGAGCAACTCGAGGACCCGTCGCGGATGTTGCTGGACGTCTGA
- a CDS encoding secondary thiamine-phosphate synthase enzyme YjbQ, producing MYLQQSIGFETRGRGTHDITRSVCRVVFGSGVDTGLCHLFLRHTSASLIVCENADPVVREDLERFMVSVCPDGDPMFRHTAEGPDDMPAHVRNVLTQTELTLPVAGGRCELGTWQGIYLWEHRTAPHRRTVIVTVHGNGRDA from the coding sequence ATGTACCTGCAGCAGTCAATCGGCTTCGAGACCCGCGGTCGCGGGACCCACGACATCACCCGCAGCGTCTGCCGGGTCGTCTTCGGATCGGGTGTCGACACGGGCCTTTGCCACCTGTTTCTGCGCCATACCAGCGCGTCACTGATCGTTTGCGAAAATGCCGACCCCGTGGTGCGCGAGGACCTGGAACGATTCATGGTGTCGGTGTGCCCCGACGGAGATCCGATGTTCCGGCACACCGCCGAGGGGCCGGACGACATGCCGGCGCACGTTCGCAACGTCCTGACCCAGACCGAGCTGACACTGCCCGTCGCCGGTGGTCGTTGCGAACTCGGCACCTGGCAGGGTATCTATCTCTGGGAACACCGCACGGCGCCGCACCGGCGGACCGTCATCGTAACCGTACACGGCAATGGCCGCGACGCGTGA
- a CDS encoding bifunctional (p)ppGpp synthetase/guanosine-3',5'-bis(diphosphate) 3'-pyrophosphohydrolase, whose protein sequence is MVKSVIKETPDARDAVAASLGIDVADAGSAPARALEIAFTAGSGLPERPRGIDVALILHELGMDDETLTAALLSDPRLRDSVGTAEIRENFGEGIAELVHSVHWLNTFRECEHEQVHSAEEAERLRRMLLAMVRDIRAMLIKLAYRVQRLRILSRERYEPRRCVARETLDVYAPLANRIGIARLKWELEDLAFRYLEPQDYKRLAKALEESRIERETYLQDFVARLKEALRQEDIDAEVYGRPKHLYSIWRKMKQKGLGVQELYDLRAVRVVVGEVRDCYAALGVVHTLWQHVPKEFDDYIANPKGNGYRSLHTAVAGPGGKIVEVQIRTHEMHDLAERGVAAHWAYKEGAKPDRMIQRSVASMRSMLESGGSAPRVLKDFRTELFSDRVFVLTPDGEIKDLPRGATPLDFAYSVHTEVGHCCRGAKVNGRIVPLTYRLNSGEQVEILTAKEGRPSRDWLNPNLGYLGTPRARAKVRNWFKGQDRERHLQEGREIAERELKRLSVGSEAIEPAAERFNFQSVDELYVALARGEIGPQQFSGSLRVPGLAQEPRSFETHLPTRGRDSGGITIRGVGNLLTSLAQCCKPTPGDAVVGYITQGRGVTVHRKDCQNIMHLSDGDAYRLIDVDWGSDRTVCPVDVRILAYDRKGLLGDITAVLSNEQVNLIRADTRTNRQDLAVSMDLTLEIEDTGQLGRIMDKIQQVRNVTEVRRRAG, encoded by the coding sequence ATGGTAAAGAGCGTCATCAAGGAAACCCCCGATGCCCGCGACGCCGTGGCGGCCTCGCTCGGTATCGACGTTGCGGACGCCGGGAGCGCACCGGCCCGTGCCCTGGAGATCGCCTTCACGGCTGGCAGCGGTCTGCCGGAACGGCCACGAGGCATCGACGTCGCCCTGATTCTTCACGAGCTCGGCATGGACGACGAGACCCTGACCGCTGCATTGCTCAGCGATCCGAGATTGAGGGACTCGGTTGGCACTGCCGAGATCCGGGAGAATTTCGGGGAGGGCATCGCCGAGCTCGTGCACAGCGTCCACTGGCTGAATACCTTTCGCGAGTGCGAGCACGAGCAGGTACATAGCGCCGAGGAGGCGGAGCGTTTACGCCGCATGCTGCTTGCCATGGTGCGGGACATCCGCGCCATGCTCATCAAGTTGGCGTATCGCGTACAGCGCCTGAGGATCCTGTCCAGGGAGCGTTACGAGCCGCGCCGTTGTGTCGCGCGCGAGACCCTGGACGTGTATGCGCCGCTCGCGAACCGGATTGGCATCGCGCGTCTCAAGTGGGAACTCGAGGACCTGGCGTTTCGCTATCTCGAGCCGCAGGACTACAAGCGACTGGCAAAGGCGCTGGAGGAATCGCGTATCGAGCGCGAGACCTATCTGCAGGATTTCGTCGCGAGGCTGAAGGAGGCGCTTCGGCAAGAGGACATCGACGCCGAGGTGTACGGGCGTCCGAAACACCTTTACAGCATCTGGCGGAAGATGAAGCAGAAGGGTCTCGGGGTGCAGGAGCTGTATGATCTGCGCGCGGTGCGTGTGGTCGTCGGGGAGGTCCGGGACTGCTACGCCGCGCTCGGCGTCGTGCACACGCTCTGGCAGCACGTTCCCAAGGAGTTCGATGACTATATCGCCAATCCCAAAGGCAACGGCTACCGATCGTTGCACACGGCCGTGGCGGGGCCGGGCGGCAAAATCGTCGAGGTGCAGATCCGCACCCACGAGATGCACGACCTTGCCGAGCGCGGCGTAGCGGCGCACTGGGCCTACAAGGAAGGAGCGAAACCGGACCGGATGATCCAGCGAAGCGTTGCCTCCATGCGGTCGATGCTGGAATCAGGCGGTAGCGCGCCCCGCGTGCTGAAGGACTTCCGTACGGAGTTGTTCAGCGATCGGGTCTTCGTTCTGACACCGGATGGCGAGATCAAGGACCTGCCGCGCGGTGCGACACCGCTCGATTTCGCCTACAGCGTTCACACAGAAGTCGGGCACTGTTGCCGGGGCGCCAAGGTCAACGGACGCATCGTTCCGCTGACGTATCGTCTCAACTCGGGAGAGCAGGTAGAGATCCTCACCGCGAAGGAAGGCCGGCCCAGCCGCGACTGGCTCAACCCCAACCTGGGTTATCTAGGTACGCCACGGGCCCGCGCGAAGGTGCGGAACTGGTTCAAGGGACAGGACAGGGAGCGTCATCTTCAGGAGGGCAGGGAGATCGCGGAGCGCGAGCTGAAGAGGTTGAGTGTCGGCTCGGAGGCGATAGAGCCCGCGGCGGAGCGATTCAATTTCCAATCGGTTGACGAACTGTACGTCGCGCTGGCGCGAGGCGAGATAGGACCTCAGCAGTTCTCGGGTTCGCTCAGGGTACCGGGACTCGCGCAGGAGCCGCGCAGTTTCGAGACGCACCTCCCCACGCGCGGAAGGGACTCCGGGGGCATCACCATCCGCGGTGTGGGGAACCTGTTGACCAGTCTTGCCCAGTGCTGCAAGCCGACCCCCGGCGACGCCGTCGTGGGATATATCACCCAGGGCAGGGGCGTGACGGTGCACCGGAAAGACTGTCAGAATATCATGCACTTGAGTGACGGTGATGCCTATCGCCTGATCGATGTCGATTGGGGCAGTGACAGGACGGTCTGCCCGGTGGACGTGCGTATCCTCGCCTATGATCGCAAGGGTCTGCTCGGCGACATCACTGCGGTCCTGTCCAACGAACAGGTCAACCTGATCCGCGCAGATACCCGCACCAACCGGCAGGACCTGGCCGTGAGCATGGACCTGACCCTGGAGATCGAGGACACCGGTCAGCTGGGGCGCATCATGGACAAGATTCAACAGGTGCGAAACGTGACCGAGGTGCGCCGTCGTGCGGGCTGA
- a CDS encoding DUF2384 domain-containing protein, producing the protein MMKAAAARKHSPSADEDRARVLARAVHGVADHLGLTNREISAILGISESSVTRLRQGRAMPYPGKEAEFAALLVRLYRSLDTLVGGDTRKATAWFRAPNAHLNGIPAERIRTIEGLVDVVQYLDAMRGKL; encoded by the coding sequence ATGATGAAGGCAGCGGCAGCACGAAAACATTCCCCCTCCGCGGATGAAGACCGCGCCCGTGTCCTGGCCCGCGCGGTGCACGGTGTCGCGGATCACCTGGGGCTCACGAATCGCGAGATCTCGGCGATCCTGGGGATCAGTGAATCTTCGGTGACCCGGCTGCGTCAGGGTCGGGCGATGCCGTATCCCGGCAAGGAGGCGGAATTCGCGGCCCTGCTGGTCAGGCTGTATCGGAGTCTTGACACGCTGGTTGGCGGAGACACGCGGAAGGCGACCGCCTGGTTTCGCGCACCGAACGCTCATCTGAACGGGATCCCCGCCGAGCGGATCCGAACCATCGAGGGTCTGGTGGATGTCGTCCAGTATCTGGACGCAATGCGCGGGAAGCTCTGA
- a CDS encoding RES family NAD+ phosphorylase encodes MSTRKLVDSVEDQELLEEIVEARKPPLPDHANLHYLLITPFRYPPLAHGSRFGSRRERGIWYGAETIPTGLAEVAYYRLVFLHGSDAALGMLQIVLTAYSAIADTDAGIDLTEEPFSAFRRRISSKTSYRDSQALGRAMRDAGVVAFRYRSARDPGGGACLGVFESSGFARKTPTSYQTWHCFATRDRVEFRRGAFTRQTIHKYEPRDFLVRGRLSAPAV; translated from the coding sequence GTGTCGACGCGGAAGCTGGTGGACAGCGTCGAGGATCAGGAACTGCTGGAAGAGATCGTCGAGGCCCGGAAGCCACCCTTGCCGGACCATGCGAACCTGCACTACCTGCTGATCACCCCGTTTCGATATCCGCCTCTGGCGCACGGGTCGCGGTTCGGATCACGGCGCGAGCGCGGGATCTGGTACGGCGCCGAAACGATTCCGACCGGTCTCGCGGAGGTCGCCTACTATCGCCTCGTCTTTCTGCATGGATCCGACGCGGCCCTGGGCATGCTGCAGATCGTGCTCACCGCGTACTCGGCCATCGCGGACACGGATGCCGGTATCGACCTGACCGAAGAACCGTTCTCGGCATTCCGCCGCCGGATTTCCTCGAAGACGAGCTATCGGGATTCCCAGGCGCTGGGACGAGCGATGCGTGATGCCGGAGTGGTTGCTTTTCGATATCGCTCGGCGCGTGATCCCGGGGGCGGGGCGTGCCTGGGAGTCTTCGAGTCATCGGGATTCGCCCGGAAAACACCGACCTCCTACCAGACCTGGCACTGCTTCGCGACACGGGATCGGGTGGAGTTTCGCCGCGGCGCGTTCACACGCCAGACAATACACAAATACGAACCGCGTGATTTCCTCGTCCGAGGGCGTCTGTCGGCGCCGGCCGTGTAA
- a CDS encoding cold-shock protein has protein sequence MIKGTVKWFDDSKGYGFIARQDDGKDVFVHHSAIVGEGFKSLAEGQEVTFEVQQGEKGPSASNVQPA, from the coding sequence GTGATTAAAGGTACAGTGAAGTGGTTTGACGATTCCAAGGGATATGGTTTCATTGCTCGACAGGATGATGGCAAAGACGTTTTTGTCCACCACAGCGCCATCGTCGGTGAAGGATTCAAGAGTCTCGCCGAGGGCCAAGAGGTAACATTCGAGGTGCAGCAGGGAGAGAAAGGCCCAAGTGCCAGTAACGTACAGCCTGCCTGA
- a CDS encoding DUF1488 domain-containing protein, protein MSRYQTSASKGTAISFPKLECWNPITKVATIAAEVNKERVLCRISLETLIKKFGASADEPMLSVVQHRPMIQDAARKLLDNQDFEDDGSILIRARDFKPNAKV, encoded by the coding sequence ATGAGCCGCTACCAAACATCTGCCTCAAAAGGCACTGCGATTTCATTTCCTAAGCTTGAGTGCTGGAATCCGATAACGAAAGTGGCGACGATTGCGGCGGAAGTAAACAAAGAACGTGTTCTTTGCCGGATCTCTCTGGAGACATTGATAAAAAAGTTCGGCGCCTCAGCGGATGAGCCCATGCTGTCCGTAGTCCAGCATCGACCGATGATTCAGGATGCTGCGAGGAAGCTCCTCGATAACCAGGACTTTGAGGATGATGGATCTATTCTCATCCGCGCACGCGACTTCAAACCGAACGCCAAAGTCTGA